The nucleotide window TTTTTTTGCAGAGTGTATTTCTCTAGTGTTAACTTTAACTGTATTTGgccatgaaataaattaaaaaagaaaggatacatGCTATGAATCCAAATATCagtgtgaaaagaaaaatagttattGATCAGGATTTGGGGTTTGGAAAATGCCAGTATCTGGAGACAAAAGACAAATAAGAACAGTTAGGAGGCTAGCCAAGTAACTTCTTACTCTCAGGTCAGAATTTAGCTTAGTCTTGGAATCCAGATACACACTTTCTCAGGCTGATGCTCCTTGTACATTTACACGTTAGGGTTATAAATACTGAGACTTTGGCCTCTTCAGCTCCAGAGTCGtctctgaaggagaccagcctgCACACACAGGGGATCCTTCCTGATGTTCTGAGTCCCAGCTCTCAAGTTTACAGCCTAAACCTTGCCGTTGAATTTCTCTAGTCTTGACCGCTCTCTATTTAATCCTGCCTTTTACCTAGTCCTATCGAAGCTTCCTTCATAGTTCagtcagtcaagaatctgcctgcaatgcaggagacctgggttcgattcctgggtcaggaagatcctctggagaaggaaatggcaacccattccagtattcttgcctggagaatcccatggacagaggagcctggcgaggctacagtcatggggttgcaagagttggactcaacttagcaactaaaccaccaccgcagTAGTAATGAGTTTGTTCTTAAGTAAAAATATAAGTCCTTGATatgttttcctaaaaaaaaaaaaaaagacaaaatacaaaagacaacaaaatacatatagttttatttttggcatTTCTAAAAGCAAGATTAACTTTCAAtttgatatgtttatatattgtgtgtttattttttcccccctgaaaaGTTCTTCATGGTACATACTTCCTCCTATGGCTTCCCTCTGGCTGTGgacctctttctttccctttacagCCTAGCTTCCTTTAAGGATGTTTGCACATTTCCTGCTGAATAAAGATTTATGCAGCTTGTTCCCTTTTAATGGACATTTGTATTATGAATCAGACTACTATTAAAACATGTTTTAGTCAACATCTTTGAACAAATTATCTACATTAGTGCACatattctgtaaaatggaattcTAGAAATTATTTGGCCTAAAAAAACACTCATTATGGTTTGAACTGTGCACCCTCAAAAAtccatgttgaaatcctaacccccagtaccttgGAATGTAACCTCATTTGGAGATAGTCATCTTTATAGACCAAGTTACAATGAGGGCATCATCAGGGTGGGTTCTAATCTAGTCTGTCTGATATGGTTTTAAGAGGAAATCTGAACACAAGCATGCAGAGGGAAGATGATGTGAAGATACAGGCACATGTCACGTAACCCAGAAGATAGTCATCTTCAAGCCAATAAGACACATCTGGAACAGAGTCTATCTTCACAACCCTAGGAAGGAACCATCTACTGCTGATACCTTTTTTGGAACTTATagctccagaactatgagacaacaaatatctgttgtttaagtcacccagttggTGGTACTGTTATGGCGGTTCCAGAAAACTGGCTGGTGCACCCCTCCCCAATGGCTTTTTATCCCTTAACCGGCCATGTAGGAGAGTAACTTTCCCCTACATCTCACTGACACTAAAGAATCAATTTTTACCATATTTTGCTAATTTGGAAGACAACTAAATGATATCTCTTTTTAATGCACACTTCTGTGATTTTTTAATACAGATTTAATACatttctggggttttatttccttttatttaaaaatatctaaaatggaTTCAAATGGATTGACACCATCAGCTAACTATTTACATCTACTATGATTAACATGGTTTGAtacaatcataaaaataaaatgattaaataatatgCTTAACTTGAAAAATTTTAACTATGCATTAATTTATTGAGAATCTATTGCAAAATTTTCATTCTCTAGAATTATCACTTGTATTAAGAAGTATATTCCTAAAAGGAAAAAGCTAAATGATTGAAAACTACAAAGTAAAAGTCAATTTCTTATTTATAGTATGAGACATTAAGTCTCATATCCAAAAATCCACTTTGTTAAGATATTAAGTATTATGATTTTGAAGTAAGTTCATTACTGACCTTACTGTTAGAAGGATGCTGTAATTCTACACAAAGTTCTAAAATTATACCTCAGATTAGAGGAGCATCTTagtaacataaaaaataaaatggcttgaGGGTTgcaatattgattttaaaattgtttcctgAACCAATTATCAATGAGGCATATTTGTTCCCAGTAACTCTTTAGTTAATATATGCCTGTCCTGtttgatgattattttttaatcttttctcacAGACTCATATTGGCCTTTCCATGAGTCAAGAGATGGGCTTTCATGTTATTTGACTGAATAAATTTCTTGCGACAGCCTACAAAAGGACACACGTAAGGTTTCTCCCCAGTGTGGATGCGCACGTGTGTACGCaagttgaaggacagggagaagCGTTTTCCGCACCCTTCAAAAGTGCACGGAAATGGCTTCTCGCCAGTATGAACCAGAAAATGTCTTTTTAGCTTTGCACTCTccttgaaggctttcccacattctgCACACATATGATCTCGGGGATTATGAACGCGGAGATGCTTCCTCAGGGATCttttattctggaactctcttatgcATCCGTTGTGAGGACAAGCATGTCTTTTAGGAGCACCATATTCTTTATTTGTACTTGGCCTCCTAGTGCATCCTGTGAGCTGTTTAGGTTCTGAAAAGTCCATGTTCGGTATTCCTCCTGGAGGAAGCTTCTTGCTTGTCTTGTACTCAGGAAACTCAACAAGTGAATTCTCTCCAACCATCTGTTGAGGAAATTCTTGTTTTGTGTCCCTTTTCATGTATTCCAAGGAACATTCAAGAAGTGAGCTTGCCGCAAGAACCTGTTGAGAAACGTCTTGTTCTGATCCTTCTTTCAGACGTTCAAAGGGCTGAAGGAGTGGGTCCTCTTCCACGACAGGTTCAGAAAACTCACCTCTTATTATGCACTCTATGTAACAGTCAGAGAAGGTAGCATCTTCGACAACCCGGAAGCTAGCCTCATAGCACACATCCTCATCACCTAAGATGCATGTCGTGTCGGGAGGTTCCCGCTGGGCTGGCAGTGACTTGTCCGTGCTGGCAGCTCTTCTCCCCAGGCCTTTCTGGCTAGGTATCGTTCCCCTTTTCTTCAGTTGCTGGTCCATGGTGTCCGGTTAGTTGCCTCTTTGAAGGTTTACACCAGGATAGATCAACCGCTTCTGGGTGGGAGTGATCAGCCTGAATTGTCTTCAGCAAGCACCTGTTTGAGATAGCAGTCATTAGGTGAAATGTATTCCAATTAATATAGTCTCAATTCCAGCCATGATCAGAAAATGACCTCAAAAAATGGCCTAGAACTCACTTTCTAGCAATAGAATCACTACATTTACATCTTTGACTAATTCTCCAAGAGAGTAAGAGAATTAGTTATGAAGTACATAAGACTTGGATCATAACCATTTCTTTCCTGGGTACCCCCCACATATTATCAGACCTTTCTAATTGATCAGCTAACGTCTACTGGGCACTCACGATGTACTAGCCCTATTCTAGGCTACTTGTGGGTTGAGAGACCAGTGAGTAGATACATCAAAAAATGGATGCCTCATAGAGTATATGCTCTCCTAGGCACAAAAAATAAGTAACATACATTGTATGTTATATGGAACAAGCCAAGGGACTGGTAGAAAGCAGAAGTTTGCAATTTTAAATAAGGAGCTCCAAGTAAACCTTGACTGAGGGAGTGGCAGCAGATTAAAAacttgaaggaggtgagggagcaAGACAGGGCTACACTCTTATGTAACTCTTCTGTGAAATTCAAATACTGCATTTAAAGTGCTCAGCACACTTCATGGCATAGAGCAAATGCTGACCGCTCATGTAAGCTGTTAGTTCACTTTTGTATTCATTCTGTAAGTAAATATAGGATCCTGCTAAGTGCCAGGTACTCTTCTACACCAAGagcagcaaactttttctgtaatgaGACAGATTTAAGCTTTGCGGGTCCTGCGGGCCTATGTCATAGGTATTCAACTCTCTCACTGtggcatggaagcagcctagacgGTACTTGGAGGATGGGCAGTTTACAGCAGAGACTGATTTGGTGCGTGGCTGTAGCTTGCCCACCTTTGTTCTAGAAGATGGGGATCCAGAGAACAAACCACATGAGATCCACGCATTCCCGTCTCCTATCAGTGCAAGTCAAAATAAAGGCACAGGAGAATTTGGCCCCAAAtggtttttgatcatttttttaaaaaatctaaaagtagCATTATGAGCGTTGCCGCATGATTATATTCTTCCTAAGAGCCCTTTGCTTAATTGTTATAATTGTTTAGCAGTTAAGCAAAGGATCTAAAGATCTTTTATAAGATCTCTTAATTTTAGCCTGATGTTCTGCTGTAGGAacaaaagtgctttttaaaaaggagcAAATGTGAAAGTACTGGAATGAAAATCaactgcttatttttaaatagccATATTAAAAAATACCACCTCAAAATTTTGTGTCATTTACTTTTGGTAAAATAATACACAGAATGAAAGCAAAACATGCTTTCTTGTCTTCTTAAacactgtatatatacacacatatacatatttatatataaagtaaatatacatttaatatacttTAGTATGTATATTAGTATATAATATAGACTCagtatatatatactaaatatatatatttagcatatactgctgctgctaagtcacttcagtcatgtccaactctgtgcgaccccatagatggcagcccaccaggctcctccgtccctgggattgtcaaggcaagaacactggagtgggttgccatttccttctccaatgcatgaaagtgaaaagtgaaagtgaagtcgctcagtcatttccaactctttgcgaccccatggactgcagcctaccaggctcctccgtccatgggattctccaggcaagagtactggagtggggtgccattaccttttcctagtatatactaatatatactaAAGTATATTTGTATACTTTATACAAATTTGTATAATGTATAGGATTATAAtgtaatttatatttgtataatatatacttatatat belongs to Bubalus bubalis isolate 160015118507 breed Murrah chromosome 1, NDDB_SH_1, whole genome shotgun sequence and includes:
- the ZFP42 gene encoding zinc finger protein 42 homolog, producing MRMYATFSDCYIECIIRGEFSEPVVEEDPLLQPFERLKEGSEQDVSQQVLAASSLLECSLEYMKRDTKQEFPQQMVGENSLVEFPEYKTSKKLPPGGIPNMDFSEPKQLTGCTRRPSTNKEYGAPKRHACPHNGCIREFQNKRSLRKHLRVHNPRDHMCAECGKAFKESAKLKRHFLVHTGEKPFPCTFEGCGKRFSLSFNLRTHVRIHTGEKPYVCPFVGCRKKFIQSNNMKAHLLTHGKANMRCSVTDDTIAKPTSGLASKRPGTYCLVLAETNCQLKKHDYLKTTIPGKAAATATGADASRLHRPSRTRHEDSRTKES